AGCAAAGTATTCAGTAGATGTTCATGCTGGTCAATTACCTTTACCTAGAGGGGTTAATACAATCATTGATGCATTCTCACAGAATATTTCACCTATTGAAATTCCTAAACCGCAACAATAAAAAAATACTCCAAAAAAACTACTGAGGAGATTAATTTTTAAGAAAAGATGGAAAAAAATAAAATTTTATTGAAAGATAGATTTTATACTCCACCTGTAACCTCTGGGCAAAACATAGAGTCGATGATAAGTGCACCATTAAATGCAATTTCAAAGGCTAACTGTGTAATGCTCAGTGGTCAGGCACAATATATACTTGAATACTGTTTTAATGCAACAAGAATTGGTAACGACATTATATATAAGCCTGTATTAATTGATATGGAAATTAGTGACAGTGAAGGAAACAGCCTTGTTTTTCAAGTACCTTTGCTTAGTATTCTTCCAATGAATAATATTGCCATTGATAATGCTAAGATTGATTTCAATATGGAAATTACTACAGTTGTAAATCATAAGGGAGAAAAAAACAATAAGGCAGATCCTGATCTTATAAAAAATAAAGCTTACATTGGTGCAAAATATTCCAATCAAAATGATAAAACAGATACAAAAAGTAATATGGCGGTAAGTATAGAAGCTAAACAAATTCCTCTTTCAAGAGGAATAACAACAATTCTGGATATTTATACAAAAAATATAAATCCAAAACAGATTAAGGAGAAAGAATAAATATGGAAAATACACAGATTAACTGTCCTGTTTGTCAGACACCTATTAGAATTGAAGTATATTCACTTTTGAGCGGTGTAAAGTTTTCATGTCCTAATTGCAGTGCTACAGTTGGATTATGTCAAAGCAGTTATTCAAAAGTTGAAACTGCAATGACAAAATTTGAAGAATTAAAGGTTAAGGCGGGAAGGGCATAATAAATGAAATTAGAAGATTTCTTAAAAATTCTTCATACAGCAGTAAATTATGCATCAGACTCGCTTATGAAAAATAATCTGGAACTTTTTGAAACTTATTTCAATAAATCTAAATCCAGTCA
The Treponema bryantii DNA segment above includes these coding regions:
- a CDS encoding DUF2589 domain-containing protein, with the translated sequence MEKNKILLKDRFYTPPVTSGQNIESMISAPLNAISKANCVMLSGQAQYILEYCFNATRIGNDIIYKPVLIDMEISDSEGNSLVFQVPLLSILPMNNIAIDNAKIDFNMEITTVVNHKGEKNNKADPDLIKNKAYIGAKYSNQNDKTDTKSNMAVSIEAKQIPLSRGITTILDIYTKNINPKQIKEKE